In a single window of the Nicotiana tomentosiformis chromosome 8, ASM39032v3, whole genome shotgun sequence genome:
- the LOC138897326 gene encoding uncharacterized protein: MTDIMKRKFIALEISGKNYMTWVLDAEIHLDAMGLGDAIKDKNKERYDNLKLVTLPQARYDWAHMRLQDFKSVSEYNSAMFRITSKLKLCGDTITDYDMLEKTFTTFHASNMVLQQQY, from the exons atgactgatattatgaaaagaaagttcaTTGCTCTTGAAATTTCGGGCAAGAACTATATGACATGGGTGTTAGATGCTGAAATccatttagatgcaatgggtcttggagatgccattaaagacaaaaataaa gaaagatatgataacttaaagttggtcactcttccacaagcacgatatgattgggCTCATATGAGACTCCAAGACtttaagtctgtttctgaatataattctgcaatgttcagaattacttctaaattgaaactctgTGGAGATACTATCACTGAttatgatatgcttgaaaaaacgttcacaacgtttcatgcctccaatatggtcTTGCAACAGCAGTACTGA